AGGACTTGCCGCTCTCGGTGTCGATCGCGCGGATCCAGCCCTCCGCCTGCTTGGCGTGGCGGGTGCCCATCGCGCGCTGGAACCACTGGCGGGCTTCCTGCGGCTTCTTGAGGTTGTAGTACGACATTCCGAGGAGGATCTGCGCGTTGCCCGGGTCGCGCGCGTTGCCGGCCTCGAGCGCCTTGCGCAGCGCGTCGATCGCGCCGTTCCAATCCTCGCGCTGGACCTGCACCTCGCCGAGGCGGGCCCAGAGATCGCCCGAGCGCGATGCGTTCGCTGCGCTCTTGAGCGGGGCAACCGCCTTGTCCCACTCGCGCGCGGCGACCCAGCAGTTGCTGATCTTCTCGAACGTCTTCCCGCTGTTGCCGACCTTCGCCTGCTCCTTCGTGAGCATCGACGCGCAGCGGTAGGGGAGGTTATTGAACGCCATCAGGTCCGCGAGGCGCGTCAGGTCCGTCGCATCCGTGAGCAGACCCATGTGGTACGCGAGGTTCAGCGCGATCAGCGCGTCGTCGTACTTCTCCTGCGCGCCGAGCACCGCCGAGAGCTGCACCCAGTTCGCTTTCTTCGAGGGCTCCGCCGCCACGAGCTTGCGGACCATCGGCTCCGCCTTCGCGTACTGCTCGTTCTTCAGGTAGAGCGCGAGCACGAGCTGCAGCCAGCTCGGCTGCGGCTTCTCCGCCATCGCGATCGCCTTCTCGGCGGGCGGCAGCGCGCGCCGCTCATCGCCCATCTGGTAGTAGGCGACGGCGAGCATGTAGTACGCGTTGGAGTTGGGCTTCGGCGTCTTGGCGATCCACGACTCGAGCGCCGCCGCGCCTTCCTTCCACTTCTCCTCGGCGAGGTACAGCTGCGCGATGTTGAAGCTGACCTGATCGAGCTCGACCTCGTTCAAGCCTCCGCACGTGATCGCCTTGTTCAGTGCGCCGCGCGCGTCGTTGAACTTCTCCTGGGAGTTGTAGATCGCGGCGTAGAGCTGCTGAACGCGCGAGCACTCGTAGGGGCTGAGGCCGTCCTGCTTGATGGAGTCGAGCGATCCCTTCGCTGTCGTGTACTGCGGCGGGGTGGCATTCAGCGCGTCGATGGCCGCCTGCAGCTTCTTGCCCGTCTGCGCGTCGATCGAGTTGGCGGCAGCCGCCTTCTTCTTTGCCTCTTCCTCTTCCTTCTTGGACTGCGCCAGGACGGGCGCGGCCGAGAGGGCGAGGGCGATCAGGAGGAACCAAGCCGTTCGAATCAGGCGAGTCGATCGCATGGACTACCTCTCCATGTTGAAGCTGAGGCGAACGCGCACGCCGACGCGCTCGACCGCGACGCCTTCCTGCACCTTGGGGTTGTAACGCCAGCGTGCGATGGCCTTGAGCGCGGCTTCCTCGAAGTACCCCCTCGGGCTCGCGTCCACGACCTTGGCGTCACGCACGGTGCCGGCGGCGGTGATCGTGAACTGGACCAACACCCAGCCCTCGATACCGCGGCTCTGCGCGCGAGGCGGGTAGTCGGGGTTGATGCGGACCAGCGGCATGATGTCGCGATCGGAGCCGCCGACGTTCACCGTCATCTTGGTCATCGCGGCGCGCGCGTTGACCTCCGGCGTGAGCATCGCGACCGCGTCGGTGGAAGCCGAGGAGCTTGCGAAGTTCATCTTGGGGGCCTGAGGCGCGATGTCCGGGCGATCACGCTTCGCCTTCGACGCGCGGCGCGAAGCGGTCTCGGTGTCGCGCCGCAGGCGGGTGAACTCGACGCGCTTCGCGTCGGTCATCTCGAAGGCCTGGCTCTCGCCGGTGTGGATGAACACCCAGAGGAGCAAGAAGACGAGCGAGGTGAAGAAAGCTCCAGCGGCGAAAGTGGCCGGCGTGCGAAGGAAGGAGGGCATTTCACTCTGCTCCCGCGTCGTTGGCGGCGAGGTAGATCTCGCGGATGCCGCCGATCTTCACTTCGTCCATCACGCGCGCGACGATGCCGGCCTTCGAGTCTTTGTCCGCCACGATCACCACGGAGTCGTCGGGGCGTTCGACGGAGAGGCGCTCGATGATGGCGCGCATGCGCCGGAAGTCGACCTGCTGGCGGTCCATCCAGATATCGCCGTTCTCACGAATGGCGATCATGATGTTGCCGTTCTGCCGGTTCTCGGCGGTGAGCGCGTCCGGCTTCGTCACCGTGATGCCGGCTTCCTTCACGAACGAAGTCGTGATGATGAAGAAGATCAGCAGGTTGACCATGAAGTCCAGCATCGGCGCGAGGTCGATGCCGTGGTCTTCGCTCTCCGGCGCGTGTCTACGGATTTGCATCGAGAAGCCTCATTGGCCAGTCGTGAAGGTGATGTTGTCGACCTGAGCGAGGCGTGCAGCGTCGACCACGTCGATCACCGTACCGTGGGGCGCACTCTGGTCGGCGATGATGAGCACGCCGGCCTTCGGCTTCACCGCGTGCAGTCGTTCGACGTTCGCGCGCACGGCCCGGTTGTCCACCTCGCGGTTGTCCACCCAGATCGAGCCGTCCGCGAGGATCGAGATGGGAATGGACGCGTTCTCGGGACTCGAATCAGTCGTCATCTCGCCTTGCGGGCGATTGACCTCGAGCGCCACTTCCTTCACGAACACGGCCGTGATGATGAAGAAGATCAGGAGGTTGACGACGAAGTCGAGCATCGGCGCGAGGTCGATGCCGGTGGTCGACTCGTGCGTCTCTTCCTGGTGTCGTTTCATGCGCATGGTTAGAAGGTGAACCTATCCGCAAGGAGCTCGGTCTCTCGGCGAGCTCGGGTTCGGAAGTAGTACTGCGGGAAGAGACCGGTGATGCTGACGGCAAGGCCCGTCATGGTGCACACCATGGCTTCGGACACGCCGCTCGCCATAGTGCGCGCGTCCGCCGATCCACGCAGCGCCATCGAGTCGAACACCGCGAGCATGCCCGACACCGTCCCGATCAGGCCGAGAAGCGGGGCGAGCGGCACGAGCATGTTGAGCACGGGGAGGCTCGCGTTCATCGCGCCATTCAGCTGGGAGATCATCCCTCGCCGAACTTGGCGCGCTGCCCACGTGTTGTGCTCTTTCCGCGCAACCCACTTCGCGTGAAGCTCGTCTGCCAGCGCCGGGAGGCGGTTCCGGAAGAACCAATACCTCTCGGCGATGAGCATCCAGAGCAGCGCGCCGTTCAGGAAGATCAGCACCACGAAGGGCCCGCCTTCCGCGAACAACTCGCGAGTCGCCCGCACGAACGGAAGCAGGTTCAGGCTATCCACGTCGCTTCTCGAGGCTCTCCGCGAGGAGGCCCGTCGTTTGCTCGTCGAGGACCTGCACGATGCCCTTCGACATCGAGGTCAGGAACGCGTTGATGAAGAGCAGCGGAATCGCGATGCCGAGGCCTGCGACCGTCGCGATCATGGCTTGACCGATGCCGTTCGCCATGAGGCGCGGATCGCTTTGGCCCGTCTCCGTGATGGTCTGGAACGTGACGATCATGCCGACCACCGTTCCGACCAGGCCGAGCAGCGGACCTGCCGCGACGGCGAGTCGCAGGAACGCCTGGAAGCGCTCGAGCGTGGGCACCTCGCGCAGCACGGCTTCGGAGATGCGGAGCTCTGCGACCTCGGCATCTTCCTCGATGCGGTTCGGGTCGCCGCGGAAAGCCGAGAGCACGCGGCCCAGCGGATTGTCGTTCGACGGACTGGCTGTGTTCGCGAGCTGGCGCTGCACCTTGCTGCGCTCGCCGAGCAGGAAGACCGTCTGGTAGGCCGCCAGGACGAGACCGACGAAGCCGACGAACAAGATGAAGTACACGATCGGTTCCGACTCGATGAAGCGGTCCACCCAGCTCGGACGCTCCGTCACGAGCTCGAGGAGGACGCCGCGGGCAGGGTCGACGACCGCCTCGTTGTACTCATCGCCGCTCGCCCCAGCGAGGTCCTCAGCGAGACCCCGAGCACGGCCGGGGAGCTGGCGGGGAAGCACCTTGAGGGCGCCGTCGCGATACACGAGGTACTCGTCGCCCGCGGAAGCCGTGAATCCGCCGACGCGCACGACTTCCATCTGCGCGGAAGTGGCGTCGGGCTGCACGACCGAGGCGTTGTACTTCGCGACCTGACCGCTCGCGATCATCTCCTGAGTGATTTCGCTCCACATGCGCTCGAGCTCGGTGATGGACGGCAGCGACTTGGCATCCGCGATGCGCTTCAGGAACGCGACGCGGTCTTCCGTGCCCTCAGCGGCGGGGAACTGCGAGTTGATGAGCGAATCGCCGAGCGAGTTCGAGATCTCGCCTGCGATCTGGCGCGTCACTCCGAAGAGCTCGCCCAGGTTGCCCTGGCGCTGGCGAAGCAGCTCGTTGAGCTCGTTGATGCGGATCTCGTTCGCGTCGTACTGCGCGGAGAGCGACGACGAGGTCGCCTCCGCCCCAGCGCGCTTGCGCTCCGCCTCGGCCATCAGGCCGGCCTGACGATCGCGGGCGGCCTTGAACTCACGCTCGCGCTCCGCGTTGATGCGCTGCTCTTCCGCGCGCGAGTTCTGGACCTGCTTGAGAAGCTCGGCCAACGAGGTGGCCTGAGCGAAGGCGCCCGTCGCGAGCGTCTGCGTCGCGAGGACGACCGAGAGAGCGAGAATTCGAGCGCGCATTACGACTGCACCTCCGCGTGCGGCGCCGGCACCGGCACTTCGAGGAGGTCAGGGGCGCCGAGCTTCTTGGCGACCTTGATGGCCTTCAGCACCGCCTCCCGATAGTCGTTGTCCACCACCCACGAGCGCGTGTTCTGATTCCAGTAGCCCGTCTCGTTCAGATCCGGGGTCTGGTACATGAGCGACGCGCGGCCGAGGCGCACGAAGTCGACGGTCTTCTCAGCGCCGTCGGCCGTGAGCTTGCCCTGATACGTCTCGAGCGAGCGGCCGTAGTCGAGCTCGATCTGGTACGCCTCGAGGATGCGGCGGTACTTCTCGGAGATCGTCACGTCCGCGCGCGGCATGATCTCTTGGAGATTGCTGGCGCGGCGGTTGCGCTCTTCCGCGAGGAACGGCACGTCGAGCTTCACGAACTCGACCAGCTTGTCGACCATCTTCTGCATCAGCGGCTGGATCTCGCGCTGCGTCGTCTCGATCTCGACGAGCTGGCGCTGGATCGACGCCACTTCGTCGCCCTGCGACTTCACCTGGGTTCGCAGCTGCTCGTTGAAGCGCGTCAGGCTGTCGAAGTCGGCGAGCGCTTGGCGGTAGCGCCCCGCGGCATCGCTGGCCTGATCGTTCAGCGCACTCACGCGCTCTTGCGCGGAAGCGGCTTCGCGATCTGCGGCGGCTTGCGCCTGAATGATCGAGTCGAGCGACTGTGCGCTCGCTCCGGTCACCGCGGCCGTAGGCAGCGCGGCGAATGCGACGAAGGCCAAGGCCCTCGCGCGGTTGCGAGTGAGGAGCATCATTTGGGCGCGCTTCTCCTGGAAGGAAGGATTGGGGGACGTGCACAGCGGTGCCGACGGAAAAGCCGGCCCCGAGGTCGCGGAGGGTAAGCGCGGCGCAAATCGAGAGTCAAGCATGTCCGCGGTTCTAGAACAGAAATTGTTCGCCACAACGCGAGCTTCATCCGCGCTTCATGCTGCGGGCGGTGACTCGCTGCGCGCCTGAACGAAGTAGGGCAGCGAGATTTCGGACGAGAGCGCGCGAAACGCGACGCGAACACGCATGCCGATCGCAAGCTCGCTCGGATCGCACGCCACGTTCGCGAGCATCTCGAAGCCCTCATCGAGGGCGACGATCGCGACCACGTAGGGGGTTGCGAAGGATGGGTGCGGAGCGCGGTGCACGACCGTGAAGCTGTAGACCGCGCCTTCTCCTCGCGACGTGGTCCACTCGAGATCGCCCGTGTGGCACGTGGTGCACAGCGGCTGCGGAATGAAGGTGTAGGAGCGGCAGCTGCGACAGCGCTGCACGCGGAGCACGCCTGCGCGGCAGCCGTCCCAGTGCGGGCGGCTCAGCTCCGTCGGACGCGGGAGCGGGCGCTCGCTCACGCGCGCTCCTTCCCGAGCAGGAGCACGTCGCAGAACAGTGCGCCCGCGCCGCCGTTCGTCGCGATCGCGACCTCTGCGCCGCGCACCGTCAGCGCCGCCGGCAACTCCTCGCGAAGTTGCTGCGCCGCGGCGATCGGTTTCTGCAGCAGCTGCGCGAGGCCCGCGTGGCTGAACGAGAGCAGGCCGCCGTTGGTGGCGACCGGGAGCTCCCCGCCGACCGCGATCCGCCCGTCGCGCACGAATGCGCCTCCCTCGCCGCGCGCGCAGAACCCGAACGCTTCGAGCTGGCGGATCACCTCGAAGCTGAACGGGTCGTAGAGCTCCGCCACGTCGACGTCGCGCCGCGTCAGGCCGCACTGCCCGAACGCGAGCCGCGCGGCCCGCGCCCCGACGTCGCCGTAGCGGTCCCAGGTGGGCGGCGTCACATACGACATGCCGCAGCGATCGAGCGCGCCGCCGAGGAGCCAGATCGGGCGCACGGGCAGATCTCGGGCGCGCTCGGCGCTCGTCAGCACGAGCCCGGCGCCGCCTTCACTCGTCAGGGCGCAGTCGAGCAGCCGAAACGGCTCGGCGATCGGGCGCGAGGCGAGCACGTCCGCGCGGGTGACGTGCCGCCCATACATCACGGCATCCGGGTTCTGCGCGCCGTGATTCCGGATGGTTGCGGCGACTTCTGCGAGATCCTCCGCGCGCGTTCCGTACAAGTGCATGTGCCGGCGCGCGATCAGCGCGAACTCGGCGGCGGTGAAGAGCCCGAAGCACTCCGTGAACTCGTGGCTCGGCCGCGTCCACGGTGCCGTCTCCTC
This DNA window, taken from Deltaproteobacteria bacterium, encodes the following:
- a CDS encoding DUF3450 domain-containing protein, yielding MAFVAFAALPTAAVTGASAQSLDSIIQAQAAADREAASAQERVSALNDQASDAAGRYRQALADFDSLTRFNEQLRTQVKSQGDEVASIQRQLVEIETTQREIQPLMQKMVDKLVEFVKLDVPFLAEERNRRASNLQEIMPRADVTISEKYRRILEAYQIELDYGRSLETYQGKLTADGAEKTVDFVRLGRASLMYQTPDLNETGYWNQNTRSWVVDNDYREAVLKAIKVAKKLGAPDLLEVPVPAPHAEVQS
- a CDS encoding TonB family protein codes for the protein MPSFLRTPATFAAGAFFTSLVFLLLWVFIHTGESQAFEMTDAKRVEFTRLRRDTETASRRASKAKRDRPDIAPQAPKMNFASSSASTDAVAMLTPEVNARAAMTKMTVNVGGSDRDIMPLVRINPDYPPRAQSRGIEGWVLVQFTITAAGTVRDAKVVDASPRGYFEEAALKAIARWRYNPKVQEGVAVERVGVRVRLSFNMER
- a CDS encoding MotA/TolQ/ExbB proton channel family protein; this translates as MDSLNLLPFVRATRELFAEGGPFVVLIFLNGALLWMLIAERYWFFRNRLPALADELHAKWVARKEHNTWAARQVRRGMISQLNGAMNASLPVLNMLVPLAPLLGLIGTVSGMLAVFDSMALRGSADARTMASGVSEAMVCTMTGLAVSITGLFPQYYFRTRARRETELLADRFTF
- a CDS encoding thiolase family protein — encoded protein: MPANPLHGVAIVGAYNTKQGRRLDVPETDLLLDAMRGAVRSAGLTLADVDGIHCSSSTRWRPRETAMWLGGRPLWTGTGDVGIPAVLEAALAIASGQCHTVLIATAQAGEYVNREETAPWTRPSHEFTECFGLFTAAEFALIARRHMHLYGTRAEDLAEVAATIRNHGAQNPDAVMYGRHVTRADVLASRPIAEPFRLLDCALTSEGGAGLVLTSAERARDLPVRPIWLLGGALDRCGMSYVTPPTWDRYGDVGARAARLAFGQCGLTRRDVDVAELYDPFSFEVIRQLEAFGFCARGEGGAFVRDGRIAVGGELPVATNGGLLSFSHAGLAQLLQKPIAAAQQLREELPAALTVRGAEVAIATNGGAGALFCDVLLLGKERA
- a CDS encoding tetratricopeptide repeat protein, whose protein sequence is MRSTRLIRTAWFLLIALALSAAPVLAQSKKEEEEAKKKAAAANSIDAQTGKKLQAAIDALNATPPQYTTAKGSLDSIKQDGLSPYECSRVQQLYAAIYNSQEKFNDARGALNKAITCGGLNEVELDQVSFNIAQLYLAEEKWKEGAAALESWIAKTPKPNSNAYYMLAVAYYQMGDERRALPPAEKAIAMAEKPQPSWLQLVLALYLKNEQYAKAEPMVRKLVAAEPSKKANWVQLSAVLGAQEKYDDALIALNLAYHMGLLTDATDLTRLADLMAFNNLPYRCASMLTKEQAKVGNSGKTFEKISNCWVAAREWDKAVAPLKSAANASRSGDLWARLGEVQVQREDWNGAIDALRKALEAGNARDPGNAQILLGMSYYNLKKPQEARQWFQRAMGTRHAKQAEGWIRAIDTESGKS
- a CDS encoding Zn-ribbon domain-containing OB-fold protein — protein: MSERPLPRPTELSRPHWDGCRAGVLRVQRCRSCRSYTFIPQPLCTTCHTGDLEWTTSRGEGAVYSFTVVHRAPHPSFATPYVVAIVALDEGFEMLANVACDPSELAIGMRVRVAFRALSSEISLPYFVQARSESPPAA
- a CDS encoding MotA/TolQ/ExbB proton channel family protein, with translation MRARILALSVVLATQTLATGAFAQATSLAELLKQVQNSRAEEQRINAEREREFKAARDRQAGLMAEAERKRAGAEATSSSLSAQYDANEIRINELNELLRQRQGNLGELFGVTRQIAGEISNSLGDSLINSQFPAAEGTEDRVAFLKRIADAKSLPSITELERMWSEITQEMIASGQVAKYNASVVQPDATSAQMEVVRVGGFTASAGDEYLVYRDGALKVLPRQLPGRARGLAEDLAGASGDEYNEAVVDPARGVLLELVTERPSWVDRFIESEPIVYFILFVGFVGLVLAAYQTVFLLGERSKVQRQLANTASPSNDNPLGRVLSAFRGDPNRIEEDAEVAELRISEAVLREVPTLERFQAFLRLAVAAGPLLGLVGTVVGMIVTFQTITETGQSDPRLMANGIGQAMIATVAGLGIAIPLLFINAFLTSMSKGIVQVLDEQTTGLLAESLEKRRG
- a CDS encoding biopolymer transporter ExbD, giving the protein MRMKRHQEETHESTTGIDLAPMLDFVVNLLIFFIITAVFVKEVALEVNRPQGEMTTDSSPENASIPISILADGSIWVDNREVDNRAVRANVERLHAVKPKAGVLIIADQSAPHGTVIDVVDAARLAQVDNITFTTGQ
- a CDS encoding biopolymer transporter ExbD translates to MQIRRHAPESEDHGIDLAPMLDFMVNLLIFFIITTSFVKEAGITVTKPDALTAENRQNGNIMIAIRENGDIWMDRQQVDFRRMRAIIERLSVERPDDSVVIVADKDSKAGIVARVMDEVKIGGIREIYLAANDAGAE